From the Spiroplasma chrysopicola DF-1 genome, one window contains:
- the dnaN gene encoding DNA polymerase III subunit beta: protein MIINIKRESILEELLKVSRIISQKTLIPSLLGILIEVKKDKVTFTTSDGDTSIKSEILIGNNLVIKSIGNILIKNKFIIEVIRKIEDEFITLEAVEGSLIKIKAHNFDSVLNTLTASDYPHLAFETEGKEITFTSNLLKEIISQTSFAIGEKEKRIVFNGLNLKTDLTKQELIITATDSFRLSSKKIKYHNSNEFDVIIPGKFINEIGKLINDNDDIIMKINEKSVSVLLNNTIIQSKIIEGKYPDTTKVIPDNFNTSLTVNNRELIKIIERASVLSNEAMTTIVTLKIGNQKVKITSFTQEIGNTEEEIQDYKIEGSDQIISFNSKYILDALKAFKTREVTIKMIDEAKPLIIVAQEDDTLQQLVLPIRSY from the coding sequence ATGATTATTAATATTAAACGTGAAAGTATTTTAGAAGAATTATTAAAAGTAAGTCGAATTATTTCACAAAAAACATTAATTCCTTCCTTATTAGGAATTTTGATTGAAGTAAAGAAAGATAAAGTAACATTTACTACATCTGATGGTGATACTTCAATTAAATCAGAAATCTTAATTGGTAATAATTTAGTAATTAAATCAATTGGTAATATTTTAATTAAAAATAAATTCATTATTGAAGTTATTCGAAAAATTGAAGATGAATTTATTACATTAGAGGCTGTAGAAGGATCATTAATTAAAATTAAAGCTCATAATTTTGATTCAGTTTTAAATACCTTAACAGCATCAGATTATCCTCATTTAGCATTTGAAACAGAAGGAAAAGAAATTACTTTTACAAGTAATTTATTAAAAGAAATTATTTCGCAAACAAGTTTTGCAATTGGGGAAAAAGAAAAACGAATTGTTTTTAATGGTCTTAATTTAAAAACCGATTTAACAAAACAAGAATTAATTATTACAGCAACTGATTCTTTCCGATTATCATCTAAAAAAATTAAGTATCACAATTCAAACGAATTTGATGTTATTATTCCTGGGAAATTTATTAATGAAATTGGTAAATTAATTAATGATAATGATGACATTATTATGAAAATCAATGAAAAATCAGTTAGTGTTTTATTAAATAATACAATTATTCAATCAAAAATTATTGAAGGAAAATATCCTGATACAACAAAAGTTATTCCAGATAATTTTAATACTTCATTAACAGTTAATAATCGTGAACTAATTAAAATTATTGAACGGGCAAGTGTTTTATCAAATGAAGCAATGACAACAATTGTGACTTTAAAAATTGGTAATCAAAAAGTTAAAATTACTTCATTTACACAAGAAATTGGAAATACTGAAGAAGAAATTCAAGATTATAAAATTGAAGGAAGTGATCAAATTATTTCCTTTAACTCAAAATATATTTTAGATGCTTTAAAAGCTTTTAAAACAAGAGAAGTAACAATTAAAATGATTGATGAAGCAAAACCATTAATTATTGTTGCCCAAGAAGATGACACATTACAACAGTTAGTGTTACCAATTCGTTCATATTAA
- the gyrB gene encoding DNA topoisomerase (ATP-hydrolyzing) subunit B, with translation MKETYNSNSIQVLEGLEAVRKRPGMYIGATNIRGLHHLVWEIIDNSIDEALAGYCDKIEIIINDDESITVKDNGRGIPTGIHSKTKVSTLETVFTVLHAGGKFDSDTYKISGGLHGVGASVVNALSNYLKVEVNRDGEKYLMEFYNGGKILSPIQKVGTTNEQGTTVTFKPDPEIFKETTIFNFSTIEKRIKQLAFLNKGLNISLLDHRDEENTFVEYNFKNGIKDYVSELNKTIGLPLNDIFYVEGTEENIMVEFGLQYNDSYTENFFSFCNNINTHEGGTHEEGTKLALVRELNNYIKNNKGNKNNNEEKYTWDDIKEGLTVIISVRHPEPQYEGQTKTKLGNSEVKKIVSNIVGKGLASFLLENPEDSKNIFEKIALSLKARIAAQRAKESTRRKNAMESFSLPGKLSDCETKNAEIAELYIVEGNSAGGSAKAGRDRKFQAILPLKGKILNVEKASQLKVFENNEINSIITALGAGIKEEFNGKKLRYHKVIIMTDADVDGSHIRILLLTFFYRYMKDLIENGNVYIAQPPLYKIQNGNNVKYAYSDLELGEYKEELKAKKINNFTIQRYKGLGEMNPEQLWETTMDPTNRVLLKVSVNDAFDANLICTELMGENVEPRKKFIKENAKYVKNLDI, from the coding sequence ATGAAAGAAACTTATAATTCCAATTCAATTCAAGTTTTAGAAGGATTAGAAGCTGTTCGTAAACGCCCAGGGATGTATATTGGGGCGACTAATATTCGTGGTTTACATCATTTAGTCTGAGAAATTATTGATAATTCAATTGATGAAGCATTGGCAGGTTATTGTGATAAGATTGAAATTATTATTAATGATGATGAATCAATTACAGTAAAAGACAATGGTCGAGGAATTCCAACTGGTATTCATAGTAAAACAAAAGTTTCAACATTAGAAACAGTTTTTACTGTTTTACATGCTGGGGGGAAATTTGATTCAGATACATATAAAATTTCTGGGGGTTTACATGGGGTTGGAGCTAGTGTTGTTAATGCCTTAAGTAACTATTTAAAAGTTGAAGTTAATCGTGATGGTGAAAAATATTTAATGGAGTTCTACAATGGGGGTAAAATCTTATCACCAATTCAAAAAGTAGGAACAACAAATGAACAAGGGACAACTGTAACTTTTAAACCAGATCCTGAAATTTTTAAAGAAACCACAATTTTTAATTTTTCCACAATTGAAAAACGGATTAAACAATTAGCTTTTTTAAATAAAGGTTTAAATATTTCTTTGTTAGATCATCGTGATGAGGAAAATACATTTGTTGAATATAATTTTAAAAATGGGATTAAAGATTATGTTTCAGAATTAAATAAAACAATTGGGTTACCATTAAATGATATTTTTTATGTTGAAGGAACCGAAGAAAATATTATGGTTGAATTTGGTTTACAATATAATGATAGTTATACGGAAAACTTTTTTTCCTTTTGTAATAATATCAATACTCATGAAGGGGGAACCCATGAAGAGGGAACAAAACTAGCGTTAGTTCGTGAACTTAATAACTATATTAAAAATAATAAGGGTAATAAGAATAATAATGAGGAAAAATACACGTGAGATGATATTAAAGAAGGATTAACTGTTATTATTTCTGTTCGTCATCCTGAACCACAGTATGAAGGACAAACAAAAACAAAGTTAGGAAATAGTGAAGTTAAAAAAATTGTTTCTAATATTGTTGGAAAAGGTTTAGCAAGTTTTTTATTAGAAAATCCAGAAGATAGCAAAAATATTTTTGAAAAAATTGCATTATCCCTAAAAGCCCGGATTGCTGCGCAACGAGCAAAAGAGTCAACCCGACGTAAAAATGCGATGGAGAGCTTTTCATTGCCAGGAAAATTATCGGATTGTGAAACAAAAAATGCTGAAATTGCTGAATTATATATTGTTGAGGGAAACTCAGCGGGTGGTAGTGCCAAAGCGGGACGTGATCGTAAGTTTCAAGCTATTTTACCATTAAAAGGAAAAATTTTAAATGTTGAAAAAGCTAGTCAATTAAAAGTATTTGAAAATAATGAAATTAATTCTATTATTACTGCTTTAGGAGCTGGAATTAAAGAAGAATTTAATGGGAAAAAATTACGCTATCATAAAGTAATTATTATGACTGATGCTGATGTTGATGGTTCTCATATTCGTATTTTATTGTTAACATTCTTTTATCGTTATATGAAAGATTTGATTGAAAATGGTAATGTTTATATTGCCCAACCACCGTTATATAAAATCCAAAATGGTAATAATGTTAAATATGCTTACTCTGATCTTGAATTAGGAGAGTATAAGGAAGAATTAAAAGCAAAAAAAATAAATAATTTTACAATTCAACGTTATAAAGGATTAGGAGAAATGAATCCTGAACAATTATGAGAAACAACAATGGATCCAACCAACCGAGTATTGTTAAAAGTTTCAGTTAATGATGCTTTTGATGCTAATTTAATTTGTACAGAATTAATGGGTGAAAATGTTGAACCACGCAAAAAGTTTATTAAAGAAAATGCCAAATATGTTAAAAATTTAGATATTTAA
- the gyrA gene encoding DNA gyrase subunit A, which produces MNPEDNNYDYDGKIKDVDISDEMKTGFLDYAMSVIVSRAIPDVRDGLKPVHRRIIYAMWDLNMTYDKQHKKSARIVGEVIGKYHPHGDTAVYEAMVRMAQDFSYRYPLIDGHGNFGSMDGDAPAAMRYTEARMSKIAGELIKDIEKETVIFADNYDGSEQEPTFLPGYFPNLLVNGASGIAVGMATNIPPHNLGEVIDGVIAITKNKEITTAQLTKIIRGPDFPTGALITTGTSLLKAYETGNGAITIRSKVSIEENNNKKKIIISEIPYQVNKAKLVEKIADLIKEKTIVGIADLRDESNREGVRIVIELKRDVQETFILNKLYKMTPLQTNYSLNILALSKNQPKIMGIKQILNYFIEHQINIIIKRSQYDLKKCQNRLLILEGLRIALDHIDEVIRIIKQSPTTQEANDGLVRAFKLAVEQAKAILEMRLQRLTGLEIKKIISEIIAIKTEILELEKIINNSDYQIEIMIKELEEIKNKYGDQRRSQIIQEELTEIDPEELIKQESILILLTKDGYIKRVTEDTFKTQNRGGKGIIGTANNVDDSINKIVLANSIDSLFFFSNSGKVYKLRAYQVESYSRQARGLPIINLIAIDKKEQIKTILTINESISQESNLFFVTKKGLIKKTKLAEFSQIRQSGKVAIELKDGDELVDVIVSEDNCDIIIANDDGKVIRFNEKEIRSMSRQSIGVKGIINDKGETISISSRLAGEEYILSVTENGFAKKTLISEYRVTGRGGKGVKSMNLTYKTGKLNFVNFVRNDAEIIIATKQGNIIRLPLSQIPTFGRTTSGVKLIKLNKDDKIEVVELLRINDLKGE; this is translated from the coding sequence ATGAATCCAGAAGATAATAACTATGATTATGATGGAAAAATAAAAGATGTTGATATTTCTGATGAAATGAAAACAGGTTTTTTAGATTATGCTATGTCAGTTATTGTTTCACGGGCAATCCCAGATGTTCGCGATGGGTTAAAACCTGTTCATCGTCGAATTATTTATGCAATGTGAGATCTAAATATGACATATGATAAGCAACATAAAAAATCAGCGCGGATTGTTGGGGAAGTAATTGGGAAATATCACCCGCATGGAGATACAGCTGTTTATGAAGCAATGGTAAGAATGGCACAAGATTTTTCATATCGTTATCCGTTAATTGATGGTCATGGAAATTTTGGATCAATGGATGGTGATGCCCCAGCGGCGATGCGTTATACAGAAGCAAGGATGAGTAAAATTGCTGGGGAATTAATTAAAGATATTGAAAAAGAAACAGTAATTTTTGCTGATAATTATGATGGTAGTGAACAAGAACCAACTTTTTTACCAGGTTATTTTCCAAACCTATTAGTGAATGGGGCAAGTGGAATTGCTGTTGGAATGGCAACTAATATTCCGCCCCATAATTTGGGGGAAGTAATTGATGGAGTTATTGCAATTACAAAAAATAAAGAAATCACAACAGCCCAATTAACAAAAATTATTCGTGGTCCAGATTTCCCAACAGGAGCTTTAATTACAACGGGAACAAGTTTATTAAAAGCATATGAGACAGGGAATGGGGCAATTACAATTCGTTCAAAAGTAAGTATTGAAGAAAATAATAATAAGAAAAAAATTATTATCTCAGAAATTCCCTATCAAGTTAATAAGGCAAAGTTAGTTGAAAAAATTGCTGATTTAATTAAAGAAAAAACAATTGTTGGAATTGCTGATTTACGGGATGAATCAAACCGTGAAGGGGTTAGAATTGTTATTGAATTAAAACGCGATGTGCAAGAGACATTTATTTTAAATAAATTATATAAAATGACCCCATTGCAGACAAATTATTCATTAAATATTTTAGCGTTGTCCAAAAATCAACCAAAAATAATGGGGATTAAACAAATTCTTAATTATTTTATTGAGCATCAAATTAATATTATTATTAAAAGAAGCCAGTATGATTTAAAAAAATGTCAGAATCGTTTACTAATTTTAGAAGGATTAAGAATTGCCTTAGATCATATTGATGAAGTGATTAGAATTATCAAACAATCACCAACAACACAAGAAGCCAATGATGGTTTGGTTAGAGCATTTAAGTTAGCTGTTGAACAAGCTAAAGCAATTTTAGAAATGCGTTTACAACGATTAACTGGATTAGAGATTAAAAAAATTATTAGTGAAATAATAGCAATCAAAACTGAGATTCTGGAGCTAGAAAAAATTATTAATAATAGTGATTATCAAATTGAAATTATGATTAAAGAATTAGAAGAAATTAAAAATAAATATGGTGATCAACGTCGAAGTCAAATTATTCAAGAAGAATTAACAGAGATTGATCCGGAAGAATTAATTAAACAAGAAAGTATTTTAATTTTATTAACAAAAGATGGTTATATTAAGCGTGTTACAGAAGATACTTTTAAAACTCAAAATCGGGGTGGTAAAGGAATTATTGGAACAGCTAATAATGTTGATGATAGTATCAATAAGATAGTTTTAGCTAATAGTATTGATTCATTATTTTTCTTTTCTAATTCGGGAAAAGTTTATAAATTACGAGCATACCAAGTTGAAAGTTATTCACGCCAAGCTCGCGGATTACCAATTATTAATTTAATTGCAATTGATAAAAAAGAGCAAATTAAAACAATTTTAACGATTAATGAAAGTATCTCCCAAGAAAGTAATTTATTTTTTGTTACAAAAAAAGGATTAATTAAGAAAACAAAACTAGCTGAATTTAGTCAAATTCGTCAATCAGGAAAAGTGGCAATTGAATTAAAAGATGGTGATGAATTAGTTGATGTTATTGTTAGTGAAGATAATTGTGATATTATTATTGCAAATGATGATGGTAAAGTAATCCGTTTTAATGAAAAAGAAATTCGTTCAATGAGTAGACAATCAATTGGAGTAAAAGGTATTATAAATGATAAAGGGGAAACAATCAGTATTTCATCTCGATTGGCCGGCGAAGAATATATTTTATCAGTAACAGAAAATGGGTTTGCTAAAAAAACTTTAATTTCTGAATATCGCGTAACTGGTCGTGGTGGTAAAGGTGTTAAGTCTATGAACTTAACATATAAAACAGGAAAATTAAATTTTGTTAACTTTGTTAGAAATGATGCGGAAATAATTATCGCAACAAAACAAGGTAATATTATTCGACTACCATTATCACAAATTCCAACATTTGGGCGAACAACATCAGGTGTCAAACTAATTAAGTTAAATAAAGATGATAAAATTGAAGTAGTTGAATTACTAAGAATCAATGATTTAAAAGGAGAATAA
- the serS gene encoding serine--tRNA ligase, producing the protein MLDQKVVVTDIEEVIKRLNTRNSSFDNLREIVALSEERKSLINDLEKLKEKRNINSKKIGELIVQKDLTQAEELKQLVNNEKKDIEAIETKLELIENSILKIIEVVPNLPDQSVPVGKDEEDNIEIRRWGEPTRHLFETIEHDKIASQLNIIDFERGVKLSGARFVVYKGMGARLERALMNLMLDQHHKRNYVEIEPPILVQPQIMYGTGNLPKFADDAYYIEKDNLYLVPTAEVPVTNLYREEILKEEQLPIYHCAYTPCFRQEAGSAGKDTKGIIRLHQFKKVELVKFVKQEESFNELEKMVLDVENILQLLKIPYRVIVLCTGDMGFSSAKTYDIELWMPGQNKYREVSSCSNCTDFQARRMKLRYRDKDEKIKYVHTLNGSGLAIDRVIAAILENFQNEDGTVNIPEILQPYMQGEKEIK; encoded by the coding sequence ATGTTAGATCAAAAAGTAGTGGTTACTGATATTGAAGAAGTAATCAAACGATTAAATACAAGAAATAGTAGCTTTGATAATTTACGAGAAATAGTAGCTTTAAGTGAAGAGCGAAAAAGTCTAATTAATGATTTAGAAAAGTTAAAAGAAAAACGTAATATTAACTCAAAAAAAATTGGGGAACTAATTGTGCAAAAAGATTTAACACAAGCTGAGGAATTAAAACAACTTGTTAATAATGAAAAAAAAGATATTGAAGCAATTGAAACTAAATTAGAATTAATTGAAAATAGCATTTTAAAAATTATTGAAGTTGTTCCTAATCTTCCTGATCAAAGTGTTCCGGTTGGAAAAGATGAAGAAGATAATATTGAAATTCGTCGCTGAGGAGAACCAACAAGACATTTATTTGAAACAATAGAACATGACAAAATTGCGAGTCAGTTAAATATTATTGACTTTGAACGTGGAGTTAAATTATCAGGAGCACGATTTGTTGTTTATAAAGGAATGGGGGCACGGCTAGAACGAGCGCTAATGAATTTGATGTTAGACCAGCATCACAAACGAAATTATGTTGAAATTGAACCACCAATTTTAGTACAACCACAAATTATGTATGGAACAGGAAATCTGCCAAAGTTTGCTGATGATGCTTATTATATTGAAAAAGATAATCTATATTTAGTTCCAACAGCAGAAGTACCAGTAACTAATTTATATCGAGAAGAAATTTTAAAAGAAGAACAATTACCAATTTATCATTGTGCTTATACACCATGTTTTCGCCAAGAAGCTGGATCAGCTGGAAAAGATACAAAAGGAATTATTCGGTTACATCAATTTAAAAAAGTTGAATTAGTTAAATTTGTTAAACAAGAAGAATCATTCAATGAGTTAGAAAAAATGGTTCTTGATGTTGAAAATATTCTACAGTTATTAAAAATCCCATATCGAGTAATTGTCTTATGTACAGGGGACATGGGATTTTCATCAGCAAAAACATATGATATTGAATTATGAATGCCTGGTCAAAATAAATATCGCGAAGTTTCATCATGTTCAAATTGTACTGATTTCCAAGCTCGTAGAATGAAATTACGTTATCGTGATAAAGATGAAAAAATTAAATATGTTCACACATTAAATGGTTCAGGATTAGCTATTGATCGAGTAATTGCAGCAATTTTGGAAAATTTTCAAAATGAAGATGGGACTGTTAATATTCCCGAAATTTTGCAACCTTATATGCAGGGTGAAAAAGAAATTAAGTAA
- a CDS encoding deaminase — protein MNNKEEIFQKLYSLVKKAAKKDSVPIAAIISNKKGEIIGIGQNKTNKNIVTSHAEIYAINQACKKIKASKLQDCTIWITVEPCMMCLGAIVNAGIKKINYYLENEKFGFVKSNHTFDLSKMAIHKINDNKEKNDLKNIMQGFFLKLR, from the coding sequence ATGAATAATAAAGAAGAGATTTTTCAAAAACTTTATAGTTTAGTAAAAAAAGCCGCAAAGAAAGATTCAGTCCCAATCGCAGCGATTATTAGCAACAAAAAGGGCGAAATTATTGGTATTGGACAAAATAAAACTAATAAAAATATTGTTACATCCCATGCAGAGATTTATGCGATTAATCAAGCTTGTAAAAAAATAAAAGCTTCAAAATTGCAAGATTGTACAATTTGGATAACAGTTGAACCGTGTATGATGTGCTTGGGGGCGATTGTAAACGCAGGGATAAAAAAAATTAATTATTATTTAGAAAATGAAAAATTTGGCTTTGTAAAATCTAACCACACCTTTGACTTATCGAAAATGGCAATACATAAAATTAATGATAATAAAGAAAAAAATGATTTAAAAAATATTATGCAAGGTTTTTTTCTTAAACTAAGATAA
- the dnaX gene encoding DNA polymerase III subunit gamma/tau — MNYISLYRKYRPNGFDRVIGQTEIKVALQNAISNNSFSHAYLFSGPRGTGKTSIAKIFAKSINCENLVSGVACNNCINCLEMNQGFAVDVLEIDAASNNGVDEIREIRNNVQLSPTKAKYKVYIIDEIHMLTNSAFNALLKTLEEPPKHVIFILATTESHKIPATIISRCQQYNFRKISKSELEQNLINILNHEQIKFEELAIKEIALLSDGSARDSLSILEQVVMFSNRNVTLEAVNTIFATVSKQNKLAILKNIFENNANEVLETSKKLYFAGTDFELLAISLLDILKEIFEFKQTNNLNFLTILSKTEAEIFANKLTSKELVSLIDLLTDNLNKMKLAKSQELYFELILLKALSFFEDNKKDLTDLVLSNGIKDFKMVQPEIKEQNIYPESNKNIKIYSKNNIKHNQEPVDNNLFTAEQQQAEIKDNVEIEQEDIPMEGLFENSFIAPADPDQFFTNEENVETGIPASEKVIIKNEELNETNSGFENNIAGITNLDKYRDDIKKRINIYNFTDINYSVNQILNILVAANKENREKFETFFNELIKTKDKKINFEKLISFYGVKYTAASDQGLIIVTSTKPEANWISHEMSDWEFRNKLFEYFDSDFVIIALSENEWSNIKGDYLKLRQVNKLPTVTLVDVEEFYQNLLIKQIDDYESHKEAIETGKQIFDNIKIID, encoded by the coding sequence ATGAATTACATATCATTATATCGAAAATATCGTCCTAATGGCTTTGATCGTGTAATAGGACAAACAGAAATTAAGGTTGCATTACAAAACGCAATTAGTAATAATTCGTTTTCACATGCCTATTTATTTTCCGGACCACGGGGAACAGGAAAAACATCAATTGCAAAAATTTTTGCCAAAAGTATTAATTGTGAAAATTTGGTAAGTGGAGTTGCTTGTAATAATTGTATTAACTGTCTTGAAATGAATCAAGGTTTTGCTGTTGATGTTTTAGAAATTGATGCCGCTTCAAATAACGGGGTTGATGAAATTAGAGAAATTCGGAATAACGTTCAGTTATCACCAACAAAAGCAAAATATAAAGTTTATATTATTGATGAAATTCATATGCTAACTAATTCCGCTTTTAATGCGTTATTAAAAACATTAGAAGAGCCACCAAAACATGTTATTTTTATTTTAGCAACAACAGAAAGTCATAAAATTCCAGCAACAATTATTTCCCGTTGTCAGCAGTATAATTTTCGAAAAATATCAAAAAGCGAATTAGAACAAAATTTAATTAATATTTTAAACCATGAGCAAATTAAATTTGAAGAATTAGCAATTAAAGAAATTGCTTTATTATCAGATGGTAGTGCCAGGGACTCATTGAGTATTTTAGAACAAGTTGTAATGTTTTCAAATCGCAATGTTACATTAGAGGCAGTTAATACTATTTTTGCAACAGTTTCAAAACAAAATAAATTAGCGATTTTAAAAAATATTTTTGAAAATAATGCTAATGAAGTTTTAGAAACTAGTAAGAAACTTTATTTTGCTGGAACAGATTTTGAACTATTAGCAATTTCCTTGCTAGATATTTTAAAAGAAATTTTTGAGTTTAAACAAACAAATAATCTTAATTTTTTAACAATCTTATCAAAAACCGAAGCTGAAATTTTTGCGAATAAACTAACTTCTAAAGAGCTAGTAAGTTTAATTGATCTGTTAACAGATAATTTAAATAAAATGAAATTAGCAAAATCGCAAGAGTTATATTTTGAATTAATCTTACTAAAAGCTTTATCATTTTTTGAAGATAATAAGAAAGATTTAACAGATTTAGTACTTTCAAATGGAATTAAAGATTTTAAAATGGTGCAACCAGAAATTAAAGAACAAAATATTTATCCAGAAAGTAATAAAAATATAAAAATATATTCTAAAAATAATATTAAACATAACCAAGAACCAGTTGATAATAATCTTTTTACAGCAGAACAGCAACAAGCAGAAATCAAAGACAATGTTGAAATTGAACAAGAGGATATTCCAATGGAAGGATTATTTGAAAATAGTTTTATAGCTCCTGCTGATCCTGACCAGTTTTTTACTAATGAAGAAAATGTTGAAACAGGAATCCCAGCTAGTGAAAAAGTAATAATTAAAAATGAAGAATTGAATGAAACAAATAGTGGATTTGAAAATAATATTGCTGGGATAACAAATCTTGATAAGTACCGTGATGATATTAAGAAACGAATTAATATTTATAATTTCACTGATATTAATTATTCGGTTAATCAAATTTTAAATATTTTAGTAGCTGCCAATAAAGAAAACCGCGAAAAATTTGAAACTTTTTTTAATGAATTAATTAAAACAAAAGATAAAAAAATTAACTTTGAGAAATTAATTAGTTTCTATGGTGTTAAATATACTGCGGCATCTGACCAAGGACTAATTATTGTTACAAGCACAAAACCAGAAGCAAATTGAATTAGTCATGAAATGAGTGACTGAGAATTTAGAAATAAATTATTTGAATACTTTGATTCTGATTTTGTTATTATTGCTTTAAGCGAAAATGAATGATCAAACATTAAAGGTGATTATTTAAAATTACGACAAGTAAATAAATTACCAACAGTAACACTAGTTGATGTTGAAGAGTTTTATCAAAACTTATTAATTAAGCAAATTGATGACTATGAAAGTCACAAAGAAGCAATTGAAACAGGAAAACAAATTTTTGATAATATTAAAATTATCGATTAA
- the recR gene encoding recombination mediator RecR, whose amino-acid sequence MNYEELIQKLKNYLGIGKKNAEKVFNKLVVNQKQNFELQNILQEIATNYYQCPICFSLAEKGNCLFCHNPNRDQSKLCIVTNLSDILTFEKAKIFNGVYHVLNYEINIKNGITPEKITFSALEKRMNDKIIKEVIIAVSATFEGEITAQYLKKILGYNDVKISRLARGIPIGGSLDYVDEITLKQALEGRKEI is encoded by the coding sequence ATGAACTATGAAGAATTAATTCAAAAATTAAAGAATTATTTAGGAATTGGTAAAAAGAATGCGGAAAAAGTTTTTAATAAGTTAGTTGTTAATCAAAAACAAAATTTTGAATTACAAAATATTTTGCAAGAAATAGCAACAAATTATTATCAATGCCCAATTTGTTTTTCGTTAGCTGAGAAAGGCAATTGCTTATTTTGTCATAATCCTAATCGCGATCAAAGTAAACTATGTATTGTGACAAATCTTTCTGATATTTTAACTTTTGAAAAAGCAAAAATCTTTAATGGTGTATACCATGTTTTAAATTATGAAATTAATATTAAAAATGGTATTACACCAGAGAAAATAACTTTTTCTGCTCTAGAAAAAAGAATGAATGATAAAATAATTAAAGAAGTCATTATTGCAGTAAGCGCGACTTTTGAGGGAGAAATAACTGCCCAGTATTTGAAAAAAATCTTAGGGTACAATGATGTTAAAATTTCACGTTTAGCACGAGGAATCCCAATTGGAGGTTCATTAGACTATGTTGATGAGATTACATTAAAGCAAGCTTTAGAAGGACGAAAAGAAATTTAA
- the tmk gene encoding dTMP kinase encodes MLFITLEGIDGSGKTTIAKLLREKLRSEGYNVVLTREPGGDEIAEQIREIILSKKNEKMDPWTEALLYIAARCQHVSQDILPALKEGAIVICDRFMDSTSAYQGYARGLGIRTLDEIQSMVLGTTKPDLTLFFDIEPKVALNRMQERSEDEMNRLDLEKSTFHEKVYEGYQVLISEHSERIKVIDADKSINEVLEQVYYYVYNAIDKIKAQKNG; translated from the coding sequence ATGCTATTTATAACTTTAGAAGGAATTGATGGGTCAGGAAAAACAACAATTGCCAAATTATTACGTGAAAAATTACGATCAGAAGGCTATAATGTTGTGTTAACTCGTGAACCAGGGGGAGATGAGATTGCTGAACAAATTCGTGAAATTATTTTAAGTAAGAAAAATGAAAAAATGGATCCATGAACAGAAGCCCTATTATATATTGCGGCTCGCTGTCAACATGTTTCTCAAGATATTTTACCAGCGTTAAAAGAAGGGGCAATTGTTATTTGCGACCGATTTATGGATTCAACTTCAGCTTATCAAGGTTATGCAAGAGGATTAGGAATTAGAACATTAGATGAAATTCAATCAATGGTATTAGGAACAACAAAACCAGATTTAACACTTTTCTTTGATATTGAACCAAAAGTCGCATTGAATCGAATGCAAGAACGTTCAGAGGATGAAATGAATCGCTTAGATTTAGAAAAAAGTACATTTCATGAAAAAGTATATGAAGGGTATCAAGTTTTAATCAGTGAGCATTCAGAACGAATTAAAGTGATTGATGCTGATAAATCAATTAACGAAGTGTTAGAACAAGTATATTATTATGTCTATAATGCAATTGATAAAATTAAGGCGCAAAAAAATGGATAG